The region TTGTAGGGATCATTTCCGGTCATCACGGAGTAGCGCGTTCCGGGCGGTTAATACTCTTCGATCCGACTGTAGCAAGAACGGGGGTCAAAGGAATGATGCAGGAAATACCCTACCGGAACCGGCCAATTATACCCCTGGTTAAAGACGAACTGGTGGATGATGTATGGCCGCAGTTTATTAAACCCTATCCTTTGGATGATAAATATTTCCTGGTGGCTGCTAAATTGTCGCCGGGAAGTCTATGGGGCATATACCTGGTGGATATATTCGACAATGTGACATTGATTGCCGAATATGAAGGGGAAGGATTGATCAGTCCCATACCGGTGCGCAAATCAACTGTTCCCCCGGTTATACCCGACCGGGTAAAGCTAGGTGATAAAGAGGCTACCGTATTTATCCAGGATATTTATGAAGGCGAAGGTTTAAGGGGAGTTCCCCGCGGAACCGTTAAAGCCTTACGTGTATTGTCCTATGAATATGCTTATATCAATTCTCCTTCCGATTTTTATGCACAGGGCATTCAAAGCGGATGGGATATCAAACGCCTGCTGGGAACCGTACCTGTCGAAGAAGACGGATCGGTAATTTTCAAGATTCCGTCCAATATGCCGGTTTCTTTACAACCCCTCGACTCGGAAGGACGGGCTGTACAATGGATGAGAAGCTGGTTTACCGGTATGCCCGGTGAAGTGGTGTCCTGTGTCGGCTGCCATGAAGACCAGAATAAAATAGCCATTCCCAAGCGGGTGATCGCATCGACCAAAGCGCCTTCGAAACTGACGGTGCATAATGGATATGTGCGGTCGTTTACTTTCGACTACGAAGTACAGCCGATACTGGATCGTGCCTGTGTGTCCTGTCATAACGGAGACAACGGAAAAATGGACCTGCGGGGCGGCAGGAAAGATAAGCGTGGTTACGGTACTTCTTACCTGTCAATCCATCCGTTCATCAACCGGCAAGGACCTGAAGCGGATATGCCGGTATTGGTTCCATACGAATACCACGCATCTACCAGTGAACTGGTCCGTTTGCTGAAAAACGGCCATTATAATGTTAAACTTACAGATGAGGAATGGCGGTCGTTGTATAACTGGATCGATTTCAATGCGCCCGATAAAGGCCGTTTTGTCGCAAACCCACTGAACGGGATCGAACAGATCAGCCGCCGTCAGGAATTGGGAAAGAAATATGCAGACGGTGTATATGTGGACTGGCAAAAAGAACTGGAAGATTATGCCGCTTTCCTGAAAACCAAGGGGGAGATTAAACCGGAAATGCCGGAACCTGTGAAAAAGAAGGACGAAAAAGAAGTTAAGGTAAAAGGCTGGCCGTTTGATGCGAAACAGGTTACAGAAATGCTTGCCACGGAAAAGGAAATCCGTAAAGAAATCACCCTTGCACCTGGCATCACCATGGTTTTCGTAAGGATTCCCGCCGGAGAATTTGTAATGGGTAGTAATAACGGCAGTAACAATAACAGGCCGGTTTCACGTGTGAAGATCGGTAAAGCTTTCTGGATGGGAGAAATAGAAGTAACCAACGAACAATACAACGTTTTGTTTCCTGAACATGATAGCCGTTATGTCGACCAGTTCTGGAAAGATCACACCACTCCGGGGTATCCGGCCAATGAACCCTTACAACCTGTAATACGGGTCAGTTGGGAAGAAGCGATGGAATACTGTAAACAATTAAGCCAACAAACAGGGCTGAATATTACTTTACCTACCGAAGCGCAATGGGAATGGGCTTGCAGGGCGGGAAGCAACCATGCATTCTGGTATGGAGATATGAATACCGATTTCAGCACCAAAGAAAACCTGGCAGATGCACAACTCACTAAAATGGCTGTAAGTGGAGTAGACCCCCAGCCAATGTCCAAGGATAATCCATGGTATCCCTATTTCAATTTCATTCCGAAAGCAGAAGGGGTAGATGACGGAAATATGTTACAAACCGATGCGCGGAAATACGAAACCAATCCGTTCAACCTGTATGCCATGCACGGTAATGTGAATGAATGGACACGCTCGGATTACCTGCCTTATCCATACAGTGAAAAATCCGGTAAGGACTCCGAATTCAAAGTGGTGCGGGGAGGCTCTTATTGGGAACGCCCGGAATATTCAACCTCGTATACCCGTAAGTATTTTTATCCATGGCAAAAAGTTAAAAATGTAGGATTCAGGGTGATTATCGAGGACTAAGTAATAAAGAATTAAAAATTAAGAATTGAAAATTGAAAATTGAGAGTGAATGCGGCTCGTTAAGCCCGTATCTTCATGCAAAAAATGTTGGGACCAAATATATTTTTGACGACATTATTTACAGGCAATCTTTGATCAGGTGAAGAGGAACTTATACCGGTTGATTTCATCCCATTGGACTACCATTGTCCTGTTACTGCTATATGCAACAGGCTTGGCGGTGGCTACTTTCATTGAAAAATACTACGGAACAGATATGGCCAGGCGGCTCGTTTATTTTTCACCGGTATTTTTCCTGCTACAGCTTCTGTTGATCTTAAATTTCATCTTTATTGTTCTAAAAAATAAATACCTGAAACAGGGAAAATGGGGGATGCTGCTGCTACATGGGGCCTTAACCATTATTCTGGCAGGAGCCCTGATCACTCATTTGTTTTCTGAAGAAGGATATATACACATCCGTGAAGGGGAAAAATCCGACAGATTCCATGTACAGTCTTTTGGAACGACGATCGTTAAGACATTGCCGTTCAGTCTGGAACTGCTTGATTTTACCCTGCATCGTTATCCGGGTTCCGGCAGCCCGTCATCTTATGAGAGCGAATTGCGGGTATATACAAGGGAAAAAGTATTCGATGCATTGGTTTATATGAACCATACGCTGGATGTGGATGGTTACCGGTTTTTTCAGGCTTCATTCGATAAGGATGAAAAAGGAACCGTTCTCTCCGTCAATAAAGATGTATGCGGAAGAAGTGTTACTTATGCCGGTTATCTCCTTTTGTTTGCCGGCTTCATCCTTTGCTTTACAGGTAAAAACTCCCGTCTGCGGGTCCTTTTCCGGATGCTGAAAAAGACAACCGTAACAATCATTTTTGTTCTTTGTATTTTCCGGATGCACGTTTATGCTTCCGGCCAACCGGGATTGATTCCCGGAATAGAAAATTTCCCGGTCGACCGGGAACATGCCAAAGCTTTCGGAACACTTGCCCTGCAGTCATCTTATGGAAGAATTGTCCCTGTCAATACCTTTTCTTCGGAAATCCTACGAAAATTATATCATAGCGACCGGATCGGAGCTATGGATGCCGACCAGTTCCTGCTAAGCCTGTTGATCGTACCGGAGCTATGGAGTGAACAACCTTTGATCCATGTAACCAACAAGGAACTGATCCATTCGTTAAACCTTAGCGGGAAAAAATGTGCTTATGCGGACCTGTTCGACGCAAACGGGAATTATAAGCTGGAAGGATCAGTCAATCAGGTATATGGTAAGACTCCTACCGAACGGAGCAAACTGGATAAGGATCTGTTGAAATTAGACGAGAAGGCCAATATACTACTTCAATTATTTGACCTTCAATTACTCCATCTGTTTCCGGATGCCGGTCATCCGGACCATCCATGGTATTCTCCGGGTGACGACCTGTCGGTTTTTTCAGGCATGGATTCCGTGTTCGTTTCCCGGATCATGGGCTGGTATCTCATGGAAGTACGTAAAGCAACGCAAACAGGTGAATGGCAGCGTGCTGATGAGGTGCTGGAAATGATCTCGACCTACCAGTCGGCCAAATGCCGTCCCGGAGATATTGACAATAAAAAAATACAAGCTGAGCTGAAGTATAACCGGATGAATATTTTTTCGTTATCCAAACGGTTTTACCTAATGTCAGGAGTTTTTCTGCTCGTATTGGGATGCCTTTCATGGAACAGGAAATCCCGGTACCTGCTTGTCGGAAAATGGTTGTTAAGCGCGATAATCATTGCCTGTTTCCTGTTCCATACGTATGGAATATGTCTGCGTTGGTACATAGGGGAACATGCGCCGTTTTCCAATTCTTACGAAACCATGGTTTATGTGGGTTGGGCTACGGTGCTGGCAGGGCTCCTTTTCATCTCCCGTTCTACCGTCACACTGGCACTGGCTACCCTTTTCGGAGGTGTTATCCTTTTCGTGTCGGGCCTGAACTGGATGGATCCGCAGATTACCCCGCTGGTGCCGGTGCTCAAGTCACCATGGCTGATGTTCCATGTTGCAGTAATCGTTGCTGCCTACGGATTCATGGGGATCAGTTTTCTTATCGGCGCCACCAATCTGGGGATAATGACATTCGGGAACAAAAAGAACATTACTGTACTACAACGGATCGGGGAATTGAGCATCATCAATGAAATATCCCTACTGACCGGCTTGATACTGATGACAACTGGCACATTCCTCGGAGCCATTTGGGCCAATGAATCATGGGGGCGTTACTGGGGCTGGGATCCCAAAGAAACCTGGGCATTGGTTACGATTGTGGTATATGCCGTGGCAACCCACCTGAGAATGGCCAAACGTTACTATAACCTGTGGATATTCAACGTGCTGTCCGTATTCGCTTTTGCTTCCGTATTGATGACTTTTTTCGGGGTGAATTATTTCCTGAGCGGGATGCATTCCTACGGTTCCAACAGCAATGTGAATGCTATTTTTGTATACTTATATGTTGCCGGAGGGTTACTTCTATTGTTAAGCGTTGTTTCCTACCGGTCGTATAAAACACTTCACCCTGCGTCCGGTAAATCGGTCGATCCTGTTGTATCTCCTGATTCATCAACCATCAACCATAACCATATTTAATAATCAATTAATCTAAACAAGTCATGAGGAAATTTAATCATGTGGGTATCGTTACCCGGGAAGACAAAGAAGGGGCATTTTTCAACGAAGGTTTGAGCGTCTGGCTGACCGATTACACCAAGAGCGCCAACCGGATAGAATATTTGAAGTTTGTGGAAGGGTCGTGTATGCCGGAACTGGTGCAAACGGTCACCCACATGGCATATGAGGTGCCTGATCTGGAGGAGGCGCTCAAAGGAGCTAAAGTGATCTTCGGACCGGCTGTATGTGATGAACACCTGACAATTGCTTTCATCGAAGAAGAAGGCATAGCGGTAGAATTAATGGAGATCAAATAATTCAAAAATCCAAAGTTTAAAAGTTCAAGGTTAGATAAGAAACGAAACCTTGAACCCGAACCGGGCTTGCGAGCTCATCAAAGATAAACTTTGAACTTTAAATAATCATTTAAAAATATTCGCATGAAATGTTCATAAACATAGCGGTATACCCACCGTCATGAACAAAGTTGGACATTTAGCTTTGCTGAGCCCTTCGGGGTTCATCTAACCATTTAAAATAATTTTATTCATATGAAAACCAAATTCATTAATAATCCGGAAAACCTGACATCCGAATTACTGGAAGGCTATGTAATGGCTTATAAAGATAAGGTAGCGCTGGCTGCTGAAAATATTGTAGTCCGTAAAAATCCCAAATCCGACGACAAAGTGGCGATCATTACTTTGGGGGGATCGGGACATGAACCTGCGCTCAGCGGTTTCGTGGGTGAAGGGATGTTGGATTGTTCCGTTGTGGGTGACATTTTTGCTGCTCCCGGTGCCCAGCGTTTGTTTTCCGCTTTGCAAATGTTCAAACGCGATGCCGGTATTTTATTGGTCGTGTTGAACCATTCGGGTGATGTAATGAGTGCCAACATGGCATCACAATTAGCTGAAAGGGCAGGTATAAAGGTGAAAAGCATCAACACGCACGATGATATCAGTGCAGGAATCAATGCTCCCGATGCCGACCGTCGTGGTCTGGCCGGATGCCTGCCTCTGATCAAGATACTGGGAGCCGCTTCCGAGGAAGGAAAGAATATAGACGAACTGATCGAGATCGGGGAACGTTTCAATAAACAGATCGCTACCCTGGCCGTAGCCATGGGATCATGTACGCATCCTCAGAACGAAGCGCTGATCTGCGACCTTCCTGCCGGAATCATGGAAATCGGGATGGGACAACACGGCGAGGGTGGCGGTGGTCGTCAGCCATTGGTCTC is a window of Bacteroidales bacterium DNA encoding:
- the ccsA gene encoding cytochrome c biogenesis protein CcsA: MKRNLYRLISSHWTTIVLLLLYATGLAVATFIEKYYGTDMARRLVYFSPVFFLLQLLLILNFIFIVLKNKYLKQGKWGMLLLHGALTIILAGALITHLFSEEGYIHIREGEKSDRFHVQSFGTTIVKTLPFSLELLDFTLHRYPGSGSPSSYESELRVYTREKVFDALVYMNHTLDVDGYRFFQASFDKDEKGTVLSVNKDVCGRSVTYAGYLLLFAGFILCFTGKNSRLRVLFRMLKKTTVTIIFVLCIFRMHVYASGQPGLIPGIENFPVDREHAKAFGTLALQSSYGRIVPVNTFSSEILRKLYHSDRIGAMDADQFLLSLLIVPELWSEQPLIHVTNKELIHSLNLSGKKCAYADLFDANGNYKLEGSVNQVYGKTPTERSKLDKDLLKLDEKANILLQLFDLQLLHLFPDAGHPDHPWYSPGDDLSVFSGMDSVFVSRIMGWYLMEVRKATQTGEWQRADEVLEMISTYQSAKCRPGDIDNKKIQAELKYNRMNIFSLSKRFYLMSGVFLLVLGCLSWNRKSRYLLVGKWLLSAIIIACFLFHTYGICLRWYIGEHAPFSNSYETMVYVGWATVLAGLLFISRSTVTLALATLFGGVILFVSGLNWMDPQITPLVPVLKSPWLMFHVAVIVAAYGFMGISFLIGATNLGIMTFGNKKNITVLQRIGELSIINEISLLTGLILMTTGTFLGAIWANESWGRYWGWDPKETWALVTIVVYAVATHLRMAKRYYNLWIFNVLSVFAFASVLMTFFGVNYFLSGMHSYGSNSNVNAIFVYLYVAGGLLLLLSVVSYRSYKTLHPASGKSVDPVVSPDSSTINHNHI
- a CDS encoding SUMF1/EgtB/PvdO family nonheme iron enzyme, with translation MNNKAVFIIIICFLSCFALEAQKTKKEQKQESWIDAYVNEKASIRQTLQKANMPVQSEWMKVGMKAAPFVVDLKGVDRLLLMVWGGPDGNSFDHAVWANARFIKANGSSVWMDEVKPEFVRVGWGNAPILNKNLEDKEIRIAGKGYEHGVWTHAESVIYYPVDGYVRFEAEVGIEDLSRNGSAYFMAYNTFPRERVQKLQDQYPEKFNLLQSNIPDIYLCFLTTDDSVEKGLAVSLSDQVKNGTYFKDQIRQIESEKDIDTRIRRYLELFEKEDALLRLESELAWLNMESVRLAYADMKKQKGFDASKYDPQYQELLSLTKNGFDEIYSGNDQAMDNAKKAITLKRSLLLGNTLLDMDKILVARFNLGRRARSAMAPELGTQSNNWSNQQSARRQGFDADIVELSNLRNDIKIRSIYKPEGRSSITDLKLHWDADRIMFTSIMPDKRWNIFETTMNGGGTATPLVNMVEPDLEFFDGAYLPDGRILAASNVGYQGVPCVNGSDPVGNFVLYDPAKESFRRLTFDQDANWNPTIMHNGRIMYTRWEYTDLTHYFSRIVMHMNPDGTENKALFGSGSIFPNSTFDIQPLPGHSSAFVGIISGHHGVARSGRLILFDPTVARTGVKGMMQEIPYRNRPIIPLVKDELVDDVWPQFIKPYPLDDKYFLVAAKLSPGSLWGIYLVDIFDNVTLIAEYEGEGLISPIPVRKSTVPPVIPDRVKLGDKEATVFIQDIYEGEGLRGVPRGTVKALRVLSYEYAYINSPSDFYAQGIQSGWDIKRLLGTVPVEEDGSVIFKIPSNMPVSLQPLDSEGRAVQWMRSWFTGMPGEVVSCVGCHEDQNKIAIPKRVIASTKAPSKLTVHNGYVRSFTFDYEVQPILDRACVSCHNGDNGKMDLRGGRKDKRGYGTSYLSIHPFINRQGPEADMPVLVPYEYHASTSELVRLLKNGHYNVKLTDEEWRSLYNWIDFNAPDKGRFVANPLNGIEQISRRQELGKKYADGVYVDWQKELEDYAAFLKTKGEIKPEMPEPVKKKDEKEVKVKGWPFDAKQVTEMLATEKEIRKEITLAPGITMVFVRIPAGEFVMGSNNGSNNNRPVSRVKIGKAFWMGEIEVTNEQYNVLFPEHDSRYVDQFWKDHTTPGYPANEPLQPVIRVSWEEAMEYCKQLSQQTGLNITLPTEAQWEWACRAGSNHAFWYGDMNTDFSTKENLADAQLTKMAVSGVDPQPMSKDNPWYPYFNFIPKAEGVDDGNMLQTDARKYETNPFNLYAMHGNVNEWTRSDYLPYPYSEKSGKDSEFKVVRGGSYWERPEYSTSYTRKYFYPWQKVKNVGFRVIIED
- a CDS encoding dihydroxyacetone kinase subunit DhaK; the protein is MKTKFINNPENLTSELLEGYVMAYKDKVALAAENIVVRKNPKSDDKVAIITLGGSGHEPALSGFVGEGMLDCSVVGDIFAAPGAQRLFSALQMFKRDAGILLVVLNHSGDVMSANMASQLAERAGIKVKSINTHDDISAGINAPDADRRGLAGCLPLIKILGAASEEGKNIDELIEIGERFNKQIATLAVAMGSCTHPQNEALICDLPAGIMEIGMGQHGEGGGGRQPLVSADDTAAKMLGFLTQQVPLQKGDRVLLYVNGTGGTTHMELSIIFRRAYQLLAEKGVEVTESRIEEMLTVQGQHGFQMLLAKLDADHIDLLKNKKADSPYWINTGK